In Hemibagrus wyckioides isolate EC202008001 linkage group LG12, SWU_Hwy_1.0, whole genome shotgun sequence, the genomic stretch cactttattaggaacactggtgtatatacactatatagccaaaagttttgggacacccctccagatcattgagttcaggtgttgtttttcaggggttgggctccgccccttagttccagtgaaaggaactcttaatgcttcagcttcataccaagacattttggagaacttcatgctctttgtgggaacagtttggggatgaccccttcctgttccaacatgactgtacaccagtgaccaaagcaaggtccataaagacatggatgagtgagtttggtgtggaggaactggactggcctgcacagagtcctgacctcaaccccatagaacacctttgggatgaattagaacagagactgtgagacaggccaaaagttttgggacgtctgcctttatatgcacatgaatgtaatatggagttgtcccgccccttacAGCTATaactgggaaggatttccacaaggtttaggagtgtgtttatgagaatttttgaccgttcctctagaagaacatgtgtgaggtcaggcactgatgttggacactCTAATTCtttcacctgaattcaatgatttggaggggtgtcccaatacttttggctatacagTTATTCCATCAGCCCctgatgtgagtgagtgtttaattCAGCAGGTTACTGATCAGAACCTCCTGAGTTTAAATCCCATTAAAGTCTAGAGTGAGAGCTTTAACCCTCAACTACTCAAtcagatataataaataatcacagcaggtgttcctattaaagtggacagtgtgtgagagtgtgtgtgtgtgtatttacgcAATCTGTAGTGCTCTGGTACCCAGCACTCTGGCTCTCTCGTATTTGGTCATGTACGGTGTAGTGATTCGCTTCTGATTGGCCTGCTGTCCTTCTCCTGCAGGGAGGATCTGTACGTTTTCCTggtcctcctacacacacacgcacgcacgcacacacacacacacgcacacacacacacaactgtaggttttatcagtaataataaataaattgaaccCTGAGCTGAGAATAAATCTTACATCCTCCACGTTCTCCAGGTCATCCAGACCCTCGtcctcctccacatcatcaaaATCTCCATCAtcaaaactgtacacacacacacacacacacacacacacacacacacacacagacgattCGATCTGAT encodes the following:
- the polr2f gene encoding DNA-directed RNA polymerases I, II, and III subunit RPABC2 gives rise to the protein MSDNEDNFDDGDFDDVEEDEGLDDLENVEDEDQENVQILPAGEGQQANQKRITTPYMTKYERARVLGTRALQIAMCAPVMVELEGETDPLQIAMKELKGRKIPIIIRRYLPDGSYEDWGCDELIITD